From one Drosophila ananassae strain 14024-0371.13 chromosome 4 unlocalized genomic scaffold, ASM1763931v2 tig00000061, whole genome shotgun sequence genomic stretch:
- the LOC116656346 gene encoding uncharacterized protein LOC116656346 isoform X2, with product MDIEVGDVLEFCHATLLDVWMDSGRHSSALTEFVFGQIDQCTLSDDKRSEINKKIRSFEIFVTSNLQKCSRNMRTFREKHSQWLLKSLKIHLENHSEMENLKKGRPKLTYDEGGSRLKRKLAGEVALKNENDTQLLIYAASISARKSSEHSVAFLLANCNRSEAQATEAKRKLHTAEPIPLTINEALEFFIDNSLSKQLYKEIRQISKLHNCDIYPNYKKVLEAKLQLRPHRSMDSSDPLISSMGIKKRTARHKKQPLPQDVIELLEAPHHIVQSNTKSFVNNESFNDLLDDSDDSESNEINPFSFELAVENY from the exons atggatATTGAAGTTGGAG ATGTGCTTGAATTCTGTCACGCCACGTTGCTGGACGTGTGGATGGACAGCGGGCGCCACTCTTCCGCGCTGACTGAATTTGTATTTGGTCAAATAGATCAATGTACACTAAGCGACGACAAAAGgagtgaaataaataaaaaaataagaagttttgaaatttttgttacGTCAAACCTGCAAAAGTGCAGTCGGAATATGCGAACATTCAGAGAAAAGCATTCACAGTGGCTATTAAAGTCTCTTAAAATACATTTGGAAAATCACTCGGAGATGGAAAATTTAAAGAAGGGAAGACCAAAACTGACTTATGATGAAGGAGGATCGCGCCTTAAAAGAAAACTTGCTGGTGAAGTAGCGCTTAAGAATGAAAATGatacgcaacttttgatatacgCAGCTTCAATATCAGCAAGGAAATCAAGTGAACATAGTGTTGCATTTTTACTTGCAAATTGTAATAGGTCTGAAGCACAGGCAACTGAAGCTAAAAGAAAGCTTCATACAGCAGAACCAATACCTCTTACAATAAATGAGGCTTTGGAATTTTTCATAGACAATTCATTAAGCAAACAATTGTACAAAGAAATTCGTCAAATAAGCAAACTGCATAATTGCGACATATACCCCAACTACAAAAAAGTTCTGGAAGCTAAATTACAGTTGAGACCACACAGATCTATGGACTCATCAGATCCACTTATTTCAAGTATGGGTATTAAGAAAAGGACAGCACGTCATAAGAAACAACCGCTTCCCCAAGATGTAATCGAACTCTTAGAAGCACCCCATCATATTGTTCAAAGCAATACAAAGTCATTTGTTAATAACGAAAGTTTTAATGATCTATTAGATGACTCAGATGATTCTGaatcaaatgaaataaatCCATTTTCGTTTGAATTAGCCGTAGAAAACTACTGA
- the LOC116656346 gene encoding uncharacterized protein LOC116656346 isoform X1: protein MLNNSRHFILNFNNSFVCGFLRLFRCYNYLDVLEFCHATLLDVWMDSGRHSSALTEFVFGQIDQCTLSDDKRSEINKKIRSFEIFVTSNLQKCSRNMRTFREKHSQWLLKSLKIHLENHSEMENLKKGRPKLTYDEGGSRLKRKLAGEVALKNENDTQLLIYAASISARKSSEHSVAFLLANCNRSEAQATEAKRKLHTAEPIPLTINEALEFFIDNSLSKQLYKEIRQISKLHNCDIYPNYKKVLEAKLQLRPHRSMDSSDPLISSMGIKKRTARHKKQPLPQDVIELLEAPHHIVQSNTKSFVNNESFNDLLDDSDDSESNEINPFSFELAVENY, encoded by the coding sequence ATGTTAAACAATAGTAGAcactttatattaaattttaataatagtttCGTTTGCGGCTTTTTGCGGCTTTTCCGATGCTATAATTATTTAGATGTGCTTGAATTCTGTCACGCCACGTTGCTGGACGTGTGGATGGACAGCGGGCGCCACTCTTCCGCGCTGACTGAATTTGTATTTGGTCAAATAGATCAATGTACACTAAGCGACGACAAAAGgagtgaaataaataaaaaaataagaagttttgaaatttttgttacGTCAAACCTGCAAAAGTGCAGTCGGAATATGCGAACATTCAGAGAAAAGCATTCACAGTGGCTATTAAAGTCTCTTAAAATACATTTGGAAAATCACTCGGAGATGGAAAATTTAAAGAAGGGAAGACCAAAACTGACTTATGATGAAGGAGGATCGCGCCTTAAAAGAAAACTTGCTGGTGAAGTAGCGCTTAAGAATGAAAATGatacgcaacttttgatatacgCAGCTTCAATATCAGCAAGGAAATCAAGTGAACATAGTGTTGCATTTTTACTTGCAAATTGTAATAGGTCTGAAGCACAGGCAACTGAAGCTAAAAGAAAGCTTCATACAGCAGAACCAATACCTCTTACAATAAATGAGGCTTTGGAATTTTTCATAGACAATTCATTAAGCAAACAATTGTACAAAGAAATTCGTCAAATAAGCAAACTGCATAATTGCGACATATACCCCAACTACAAAAAAGTTCTGGAAGCTAAATTACAGTTGAGACCACACAGATCTATGGACTCATCAGATCCACTTATTTCAAGTATGGGTATTAAGAAAAGGACAGCACGTCATAAGAAACAACCGCTTCCCCAAGATGTAATCGAACTCTTAGAAGCACCCCATCATATTGTTCAAAGCAATACAAAGTCATTTGTTAATAACGAAAGTTTTAATGATCTATTAGATGACTCAGATGATTCTGaatcaaatgaaataaatCCATTTTCGTTTGAATTAGCCGTAGAAAACTACTGA